GCTGTGCAGATTGTCTGAATTTGCCGTTGACCTTGAGGTACAAGGATTATATTTGTGACACAATTGTATATGAAgcgttaaataaaaaatagattgTTAGGCCTataatgttttaaacattttgtttcagAGATTTATTGATATGGTAACTTTTGGGGGCTCTTGTTTGGGTCGCTGTAAACCTGTTCTCTCCTGTTCTTCTGTAGAACCACATGGATGTGGACACATTTTGTTAACACTGTTCTCTGTTGCAGCACCATTCCTACAGGAGTTTCCTCGGCATCACCTCTCTGATGCAGATCTCCACCAGGGATGAGGATTTCATCATCGACACCTTGGAGCTCCGCGGCGAGATGTACATCCTGAACGAAGCGTTCACTGACCCGTCTATTGTCAAGGTAATTGAAGCGTTCCCCATTGTTCCTGTACCCTGTTCTATAACTTTAACACCCTAAAGAGAATATTAGAGTACATGGGTCCATAGATTTGTTTTCCAAATGTGTCACTGCGTGATCTGTGAGGCTGTTTTCaattgatatttgttttctgttgcttttgttCTTCAACCATGGTTTATCTCAGTTTATGCCAACATTTCTGTAATGCATGAACAATTAATTcaccatcttttcatttaaaaactgaggACATGGCAACTCTGCCGAACCAACTTTACAACAAAATGCAAAGAGTAACCCCATTTTAGACTTTAAGTCACACATGTCACTTTTGAAAATCCAATAGATCTCGCAGAGCTACCTCCAGATTCAACTTTGACCTTATGTGCATACAGTAGTTGTGCACACAAGTACTTTCACAATGCAATAGACAGTTATGAGAGATGTTTCTTGTGCATACCTCTGGGTTTAACTTAAATCAGGACTAAATGGTTAAACTGGGGATATTTTAAGAGAAGCTGTCTTGTTTCCTGACCACTTGTTCACCTTGTCTAGCTTTGTCATCTCATTCCCGAATCCCAGCAATGAAAATGGTCTCAAGGGAATATATGTTTTAGGCACATGTATCTGAAGATGCTCAGACGACCTTATGAGCTGTTTGcatctccacctctctcccaTTGATATTATATAGAAAACCTGGGGAAGAAAGTTTTTAATCTTGAAGCCCCTTAGTCTCAATTTCTTTGAGGCGTCTCAGAGCCCCAGTGCCTTGAGAGATGTTTACGGTTGGCGGGTGTCTTGTGGAGCGTGGGAGCTACCATGAGTCACACACTGTAGGACACCTGTGAAAAAAAAGTGGTATGTGGGTTGGAACTACACAAAGATCCTGTGAAAATTAGCAGGATGGAAAAATGTCACATGATGTCCccagtttttcttctgtttaaatgttttctgtagtgaacagtgaaatgtaaatacaggtatatcattttttttttaataagttgGTTCCTTGTCACATAGGTTTCTCTTGAATGGGCTTTGTTTCTTGTTCTCAGGTGTTTCATGGTTCAGACTCTGACATCGACTGGCTCCAGAGAGACTTTGGCGTGTATGTTGTCAACCTTTTCGACACGCATCAGGCCAGCCGGGCTTTAAACATGGCCAGACATTCCCTCGACCACCTGCTCAAACACTTCTGCAATGTGGACTCCGACAAACGCTACCAGCTGGCCGACTGGAGGATTCGGTATGGACCTGACAAAGCCATAAAATGCTTAATCTTATAATTTGGGTTTTGTTTATCTGTGACGTAGAgttcttattttttaatgagaaaaaagctaAACAGATATTTCACGTTCTTGTTTCTCTTACAATATTGTAATGTGTTTGTCCCAAAACTCGTAGCCCCTTGCCAGATGAGATGTTTCAGTACGCccggacagacacacactaccTCCTTTACATCTATGACTGTGTGAGGGCACAGCTCTTGGACTTTAACCATGGGCAGCCTGGCCTGTTGCAGAGTGTCTGGAACAAGAGCAAGGACATTTCCCTGAAGGTTTGCACAAACCTCACTTCATACACCCACCAAGATCGGATTGACACTTAAAAATCTGCCTCTATACTCATTACTCTACCATCGATCCAATAGTTGCACTGTTTctttattacttttatattttttaatttccacaCCAGAATCTCcaacattttctgacatttgtcATGGtttctgtgccccccccccccctcttccacACAGAGATATTTGAAACCTATATACACAGAGGAGTCATAtttggagctgcagaggaagcagaaaaaGTTGTTTAACACCCAGCAGCTCACTGCCTTCAGACTGCTGTTTGCCTGGAGGAACAAGCTGGCCAGGCAGGAAGATGAAAGCACCGGGTAGGCTGTTTGGAAATGGATGGACTCGCTGTTCTGGAAATCTGCTTGAGCTGTTATCTATTCATAGTTTGGGCCCAGCCAGATTTTGCAACCATCATATTTTTCTCCCAGCTTATAGATTCTGctcataaaatgttttaaactgctgttatttgtgtgttaaGATACGTCCTGCCCACCCACATGATGATCAAGATATCTGAGGAGCTGCCCAAGTAAGTAAATAAGAATTATTGTGTTGGTTCTTCTCACTTCAATGTGGATGAATTTGGTATTTGTATTGAGAACCTACAGcacagtattttgtattttgtctacTCAGGGAGCCTCAGGGCATCATTGCCTGTTGTAACCCTGTCCCCCCAGTGGTGAGGCAGCAGAGCAATGAGCTCCACTTGTTAGTGCAGCAAGCACGAGAAATGCCCCTCCTTAAGGTGAGAACTGGCATCAGCCACGgttttataatgtgttttatcGTTTATGTAACTTGAGTGTTTTTGCTCTCAACTTACTTGTGAATTAAGGTATCTAACAATTCAATTTGTTTTACACCCCACACAGGCTGAGATTGCTGCTCAAAAGTCTAAGGGGCTCACAACCATAAAAAAGGTTTGTTAAGAACTGATTAAGATTGAATTTTTAaaatttgcatttcatttgtcGAAAAAGCAATCActatattaaattatttgtgATCTTGTCTAAATCTCCAGCCAGAGGTGACATTGTTTGGACCCCACGATACCTCCAGGGTCTCCGAAAGCGACCTCCCCCAATTTTCTCCCAATGGTGAGCACAATGCGTGTGCATTTTCCAGGTTGCTTTCATATTTTAGCCCATTAGGCCTAAACATTCAGATTTCTTTTCAGAACTGCCTGTTAAAAAGGGAATGCTCTTCTCAGAAGATGAGCACCaaatggatgatgatgatgatcagagAACATGTGGTCTCATGGCATCAGCTAAAATCACACTGTTTGAGGTAGAGATCATCTTCTAGCTCGCTCAACTTAAGCTCATTGCTTTGTGCGTAACCCTGGAGACTAATGTGTGGACTGTGCTTCCTTTTCAAGGAGCTGGAGACAAAGAAAGACCAGGAGTCTCTTTCTGCTCCTCACATGAAAGCCAGGCGCATCATTGAGTCTTTTGAAAACCCTTTCAGAATGGTAAGAGATGACCAGTGAATAATCTTCAGTATTTTTAATCAGACACACAGTATTCATTTATCTTCTTTGGGATTTCAGTATTTACCCACCAGTGACGTGCACATCAGCAAGAATGCCAAGTTTGACCCTTCTTCAAAAATATTTGAGGTAATCGAAAAGATCCAGACGTATGTCTTTTACCGCTTAACTACATGTTTGGATGTTTATAGCTGTACCATTTCACATATCCAGATTAGTAAAAGATGGAAACTGCAGAGTATGGAACAGCAACAGAAGGAGTTGGAGGCCAAGAAGAAAGCCAAGCAAGAAGGAAAGGAACAGGCAAAGAAAGCGAATGGTAATGTGGTCTAAACTTCTCCAAATGTAAACCTTGTAAATTAATGATCCTCACTGAATTCAATGTTTATTTccacagaggaaagaaacaaggaGAAACAAAGCTACCAGGAGTCTCTAGCAAACGTCATCACCATTCGCCAACAAGCAGCGGTGAGTCATTTTGCTCTTGCGTCCACACATTTCTTCTCTTCAACTTCACATAGGCTTAGCTGTCAACTCCACTGTTGATGCCCCTTTAGCGTAAAGTACAAATCCATGAAAAACACCAGTTTCATTCACCCAATAGCCCGGCACAGCATATTAACGATATGGGATTAATAGTCAGTTTAACCCTCTGCAATGCCCCCATTTTCTTAAGACATGGTAGATATTTCTGCGCATAAGTATGGTGACTCACAAGCCAGTGAAACACTGCTGCCTTCCTGCGGCACTGGTATGTTACTggctttttaatatttatatctgTCCCATGATGTGTCTGGGGAAGAGGAACACACAGCATGGGACTGGAGCATAAGAGACACGTCgtcctcttctttcctcccaGGGATCAACAATAGCTGCTTTTTGCCCCAAACCCCACTTCTTgttatctctgtctctctggggAATTACTTGGCATCCTTCTGCTTGGTTACTCATTCGTGCTCTTGCCACCATAtggtgttttctgtcttttttaaatgctcAGTAACATAAAACTCACGGTATAGAAAGTCGTCATCACCGTCATTtgattcttgtttttgtgtcctTTCTGGTGACACCACCTCCCCTCAGCCCTTCACTGTCAGCCTTAAGCCATCAAGTGCTAGTACACACAGTAATAGTATGCACCACAGTAACCCATTGTGTGATGATTGGCTTTAGTGAAAAGTTTGTTCAAAGGTGCTCCCTGCTGAAACAGCGCCTTCAAATATGCACGTTGGCAGGCATCATAGTCATAAGTGTTGGCAGTAGCACTTGAAAGTAGCACTCCTCAACCTGCCAACTGCAGGCAAATATTGGCTGTGCTGGCACACTGTCAGTTTCAGCCCCGCACTTAGGCACTGAAGTTTCCTCgctttattttagtttgaaagaaAGTTTCATGGTTTAACTGCATTGATATtaagaaaggtgtgtgtgtgtgtgtgtgtgtgtgtgtgtgtgtgtgtgtgtgtgtgtgtgtgtgtgtgtgtgtgtgtgtgtgtgtgtgtgtgtgtgtgtgtgtgtgtgtgtgtgtgtgtgtgtgtgtgtgtgtgtgtgtgtgtgtgtgtgcgcgcgctgtGATCAGGGCCCAGCATCtgatatgaataaaaatcatttcTAATGTATTTTGAATCTCCTGAATAAGGATGATAAACAATGGAGTTTGAAGAAAACTCAGTTGGCAGTTTTGTAATCAAAGCAGTCATTCACACCTTTTACTGTGATTGTAGTTATATAATGTGAAGCCTTATGCATCCTTCATGGTTTATATAACAGACTGTATCGGTTTaagcaacaaacaaaagcaaaatcaCTCGCCAGCCTCTGCTATAAACAGAAGACCAAATTTGTATGTTATGTTGGTTTAAAAAGTGGTCAGATTAGGAGAAATCACCCATTTGTCAAAAGTTACAGACACTTGATAGTGTCCATGTCTAGCTGATCCATGATGACtagcatttcatttttatcatAATTTAAGAGCAGGGAATTTCCAGACATCTAGCTTTTAGGAGCAGACAAGCAGACCTCTAATTTCCTAATTTGGGTAAAGTCGCCTGTCTAATAGGCGCATACAGCTGGATATCATCAGTGCAGCAGTGAAAGTTAATTCCATGACTGCAAATAATTTGTGGCTTTATCTTAAGCTGCACATCAGCCACCTCGCATGTGTTAACTCCTTTTTAATGTTGCAGAGATTGTACTTTCAGTCTCTTCTTGGAATATGGATTATAAATCCCTACTGTGAATGTCTCATGACAACACAGTGTGGTCTATAGGATGCAAGTTAATGTTGCAGCGtataaagcaaagcaaagctGCTTGTCCATTGCAGGGAACAGTAAACGCCGTTCATTATACAAGTATTGTTAAGAATATAATGTTGTTGATCAATTTCATTAGGAATCTGGAAAAAGTGTCggaaagaaaagggagagggTTGCCAGTTTGGTTGGAGAGTCGACTCCCAGACCGACCAAGAAACTGATGAAATCTGCAGAGAAGCCAGAGAAGCCAGAGAAGCCAGAGAAGCCTCCCCAAGATGTCTTCACACCCTTCGACTACACTCAGTCAGACCTCAAAGTCTTTGCCGGTATGTATCTTTGACCTTGATTTTAATCATATTAAACAAGTTACTAATTACTGCACAATCCTTTACAGTTGCTGTAACATAACATTCACTTCAGTGCACTTTGTTTTACAGACCCCAAATCAAAGGACAACACACAGTTTGATCCAAACCGGCAAAGCCATGATGGCAAGAAAAAGGTATTgtcaatgatttttttaaatacttttcattgaactgtgaacattttattagtGATTGATGAACTGAAATCTTTCGTTCAACAGAGAGGCCCCAAGGGACAAAAATCCAATTTTGCAGCTGGAAACAGAAGTATGTCGTACCTGACTGGGAGATCTGACAGGTAAACATACAATATACAGTCCAATATTCTTTTCCTCTGCACATTCAACCATCCCAGTACGTTACccattctgtgtttttactctcCACAGGGGATTCCGGCATAACTGGCCCAAAAGATAAGACTGttgttcattttcagttttttgttttattttttcatcctgaggaaCCGATGACCCCACCTTGCCTTCCTGCAAATGGAATTCAGTATTTCAATATATAAtgaatttgtattgtttttccatctctggAACAGTGTATCCTGTAAATATGTGGAAACACAGGCCTCTTCATTAAAGATGGTTTTAGAGGATGGAGTTCCTCGTCTTCAGTTTTTTAACGAAATGAAACAGTttgatgaaatgtaatgtttcattttatggaTATCGAAGTATTTTTTACAACCGTTGCCACTGATATTAAGGCAATAGTGAAGGCTAAATGATACCATCCTGTTCCTTCAACCTCACTCTTCTGGAaaggcttcacacacacacaaaataattttGTAACCTGCCTGCAGGGACTTGGTATAATTCATTAAGTGTTGTGCCACAGGTTAGTCTGGGCCAAATCTGATTTGAAACCCAAAGATGAAAGAACACCATTGTCTTAAATACCGTTGTGCACTGTCACGTTAAGATTTGCCTTGAGCAAAGTGATCATATCCAATCCAGAATAAACAGCCAGCAGGCTCCGGGCATGTGAGACCTTTGAATGTGTGCATTTGGGAAGTGCCAGAAAATGCTCTGGCCTTGatcacccctgtccatttgtttgttggtagGATTATGcaagattatgtaaaaaaaatgactggATGGATTTCCTCAACAGTTGGTGATaggatgtggtatgtgtcaGGAGCGaatccattaaatgttggtgcaagTCCAGGagttttctttatcattgtgaGATGGGACCttgttcaacatttttgttcctcagagaataataaatGGATCTTATTAAAAAATCTGTCTGTAATGAATTCAAATTAAACCTAAGGGAGCTCTGCACTTCACCTTCCCGTTTGGTTCTGTTCTTTTAAGGAAACCTCATGTTGCAACCACACCCTTCACTCGGGCAAACCCTGCACCACTGACTTTACTGACTTCCACATTTCATAAGTTGACTCTTAATTTGGCACATTAATTTGGTTTGGGTAATAAGATATACTTTAAGTGGTATACTGGTGTGTCTCCCTTTGGTTGTGGCCACTTGAGCCGGGTCAGGACAAATGTATGAACTCTGAATGATGTGTGCACCGTACTGTTCCTGCGTGAGAAATAAGTACATAAATACATAGAAAAAAGTGATTGCACTGATTCTACGTTACACACGGCCACGCACGCTGTAGTTGCTGCGGGCCAGCGCATGCGCAGCAGCGTGCCACCGTGACAACTGCATGCATGTGGCACATCCACGagcacatggggggggggatttgtctCAGTGGTTTGCCACCAGATCTTCTTTGCACGTGGCCAATGTTGTGAAAGAGTATATTTTAATCCAAACTGTGATCTTTCCCCATAACCTAACCAGGCCTGGTGTTTACAGTGTCCGAGCACAGTGAGGTTACACAGGCCTGGGATCAGTGAACGGTTCGATTTCCTCCCCGATGAAGAGGAGACCAAACTTTCCTCTTCACTTGAACACCACTCCTCTCCACGGGGCGGGGCCACGAGCCGATCTGAGAAATCACACAAACTATACTCGAGCCGGCTCACGCTGCCACCCCATTGGCCAGGGGCTGCCTACGTCACCGCCATCCGCGGCTTCCCATTCGCTGCACTCAGAGCGGACAGCAAGTTTATGCGTCGGCGCACGAGCCGACGTCACCTCAGTCACACCGACGCCGCAGAGAAACACACGGAGGAAACTGTCCAGTTGTACTTGTGGCTGTCGGCTGCAGTTATGGACCACATTAAAGATGGCTGGTTCACGGAGCTGTGCACGCTATGGCCGGGCCAAGCGATGAgcctgcaggtggaggaggtgctCTACCACAAGAAGTCCACGTTTCAAGATGTCATGGTTTTCAAGAGGTGAGTGCTAACGGGGCTAGCTGTTAGCGTGCCCTGGCagttgagcagcagcagcagcagcagcagcagcggctcgTGGGTTCGGCTAAGTTTGCTCAGCTGGCAGCTGCTCCAGAGTTTCTCCCTTGGTCTCAACTCTCACCTAACAAGTACGTTAGCCTGTTGGCTAATGAGCCGCAGACAGGGCGGTGAGGGTGTGTAATGGTAACACACTGACAGGATAACACAAGTCACGGCAGCAGTCATGGAATTATTCATTGATCGATCCTCGTCGTGACCACGCAGGGATTTAAACTGTTCAGGACACAGCAGTAAACGTAGAGTTAGCATTTTGAAGCATCTGTGTGGTGtgggggggtcagaggtcatggtCAGCTGCTTGTACATCATATTTAAATGCAACACTATGCAGTATAACGTGTGTAGTTTATCACACCTTAGCTACAAGTAAGAGAAGTATCGCAGTGATACTATTATACTATTATATACATGATGCAGCACCTTTTTAATATCAGAGGTCAGCAAGTGCTCTGCCTGACAAAGCAGACGCAGGAAAGTGTATTTACAAACTCATGCACACTTATAAAAAACATCATTTCATTGATTAtattcaatcaatcattcaTCATCCATGTAACTGGTCACTTTATTGacgcaaacaaataaaacatttgcttccgGACAATATAAAGGTAATAAACCTACAAAACAAACCCAGTAGtagaaaaaaagtaaagattCTAAAAGGTAAAACAAACGTCAACGAAGATGATCAGCTACTCCACACTCTTCTACATGACTCGTGTGTTTCATCACAGTTGACCCTGCATATCTCTGTGTATTGTGGGGGAGCCAAAGATAAAGCGCCCTCATGGAGTCCTGATCAATGCATCAACTTTTAGGGAACGGCTCGAGTTGCAGTCATTCAGTAGACTCCTGCTGTCTCCtgcacacacgtgtacacattCAAAATTAAGTCTATTTACCTTACACGTGTCAAATGTGCCTCTCATGCCTTGCTGTCACGTCACTTTTCAGTAAAACCTACGGTAACGTCTTGGTGCTGGATGGTGTGATTCAgtgcacagagagagatgagtttGCCTATCAAGAGATGATTGCTAACCTCCCGCTGTGCAGCCATCCTTGCCCTAAGAAGGTACCACTCAAAATTAATTGTTTTTGAAATTAACGAAGCTGAAATACCACTCAGGAGCAGTCACGCCTTCCTGTCATGACAATTCAACggcacattttctgttttgcaggTTCTGATTATTGGCGGTGGCGATGGCGGCGTGCTGAGAGAAGTGGTAAAGAATCCCCTGGTGGAGTCGGTGGTGCTGTGTGAGATAGATGAGGTGGGAACAACACAGTCATGGATTCGAGCTTCTCTCCATAAAGCAATATTGGTTATTTTCCCTGCTTTAACACCTGCTCATATCAGTGTTGATGTTGCCTCATGTGTAGGATGTCATTAACGTCTCGAAGAAGTTCCTCCCGGGGATGGCCAAAGGGTTTTTCAACCTCAAGCTCACCCTTCATGTTGGAGATGGCTTTGAATTCATGAAGCAGAACCAGGATGCCTTCGATGTCATTATAACTGATTCCTCAGATCCAGTCGGTAAGTGCCACTTTTTCAGAGTTGTAACATCTGACCTTGTCAGCTGCTGTCGGAGGCGGTCCTATCCcgagttgtgtttttgttgcaggaCCTGCTGAGAGTTTGTTCAAGGAGTCTTACTATCAGCTGATGAAGGCAGCGTTGCGAAACGGTGGAATTCTTTGCTCCCAGGGTAACTTTAAATTTTACCTCAGTTTTCTTCCAAGTTAAAGAAAAGCTAACAAGTCATTAGAAAGGCTCTTACCTAAGAAGAAGTCATAACTGTCCTATCAAATAACAGTTAAAATCATTTTCAATCCTCCCAAAGCACTGTGTGATTTGGTTTTTAGTAATCCCTCCCATGCTGTTTTATTACCGTTTATTAAGTCTCTTTCAGTTATGTCAAGTTGAAACGATGAACATGCCCTTCATTCTGCTCTTGTCATTTTCTCAGGAGAGTGTCAGTGGCTCCATTTGGAGCTGATAAAGGAGATGCAGACCTTCTGCAAGACCCTATTCCCTGTGGTGGACTATGCCTACAGCACCATCCCAACTTATCCCAGCGGCCAAATTGGATTCATGCTCTGCAGTAAAAATCCTGTAAGTGAGCTTGTCActctacatcacacacacacacgtggtgcCTATAAACGCCACTAgcttgaagggatagttcacccaaaatggaaaattcactcattatctactcaccactatgccgatggaggggtgggtgaagtgtttgagttcacaaaaccattttggagtttcaggggtgaacagtgttgcagcagaatacaatacaattgaagtagcTTGGGGTCACTTCTTCAAACCATCAAGCCAAACATacaatgcctccatactgctcctgtggtgtcatccaagtgacCAAGAGCCCCGACATTCAATTTCGACTCGAgacggcgtcatttacaccatgtttttaaggCTAAATGTCTGCTGCTATCCTCAGCCCGGAGCCGCAGCTTGTCTCGTGACACTCGCGAGCTGCTGTCGTCACGTGCCCCTTGGGCAAGAGCATAGAGGCAAGAGCTTGTgcgtgaactatcccttttaatgCAAAAACTATAGCTGCTCAATAACTTGTCTGGAATTGGTGATGACCATTAAATGACTGAGGTCCCCCTTCACTTT
The sequence above is drawn from the Hippoglossus hippoglossus isolate fHipHip1 chromosome 7, fHipHip1.pri, whole genome shotgun sequence genome and encodes:
- the exosc10 gene encoding exosome component 10 — its product is MASSKSNDSTNSGLQDSNAGNNDEEKEELCPGFKDVDAFVKYGLGAVLSATKASAGLPQAGDEYDFYRSFPGFQEFCESQGDKLLHCMSQIMRHHGCRSHIRDQSKLTGLEERFDLVVDSNDVILERAGILLDEADGVNRSQQPVMPAGFQPPKIVVSSWNRKGSGSSSRAETFRLLHAKNVARPQLKFKEKVDNSNTPFIPKIFIKPNAIKPLPSYFTNKQIQKERPEDVDVPAALADFIHQQRTQKPVEDMFAHPYQYELDHLTTPESLLSKPEPQMYKPITETKCSFIDTLEDLVALNEKLCRLSEFAVDLEHHSYRSFLGITSLMQISTRDEDFIIDTLELRGEMYILNEAFTDPSIVKVFHGSDSDIDWLQRDFGVYVVNLFDTHQASRALNMARHSLDHLLKHFCNVDSDKRYQLADWRIRPLPDEMFQYARTDTHYLLYIYDCVRAQLLDFNHGQPGLLQSVWNKSKDISLKRYLKPIYTEESYLELQRKQKKLFNTQQLTAFRLLFAWRNKLARQEDESTGYVLPTHMMIKISEELPKEPQGIIACCNPVPPVVRQQSNELHLLVQQAREMPLLKAEIAAQKSKGLTTIKKPEVTLFGPHDTSRVSESDLPQFSPNELPVKKGMLFSEDEHQMDDDDDQRTCGLMASAKITLFEELETKKDQESLSAPHMKARRIIESFENPFRMYLPTSDVHISKNAKFDPSSKIFEISKRWKLQSMEQQQKELEAKKKAKQEGKEQAKKANEERNKEKQSYQESLANVITIRQQAAESGKSVGKKRERVASLVGESTPRPTKKLMKSAEKPEKPEKPEKPPQDVFTPFDYTQSDLKVFADPKSKDNTQFDPNRQSHDGKKKRGPKGQKSNFAAGNRSMSYLTGRSDRGFRHNWPKR
- the srm gene encoding spermidine synthase — translated: MDHIKDGWFTELCTLWPGQAMSLQVEEVLYHKKSTFQDVMVFKSKTYGNVLVLDGVIQCTERDEFAYQEMIANLPLCSHPCPKKVLIIGGGDGGVLREVVKNPLVESVVLCEIDEDVINVSKKFLPGMAKGFFNLKLTLHVGDGFEFMKQNQDAFDVIITDSSDPVGPAESLFKESYYQLMKAALRNGGILCSQGECQWLHLELIKEMQTFCKTLFPVVDYAYSTIPTYPSGQIGFMLCSKNPETNFKEPVKALVKEEMENMNLKYYNPEIHKASFVLPEFARKVLCEA